A single genomic interval of Cucumis sativus cultivar 9930 chromosome 5, Cucumber_9930_V3, whole genome shotgun sequence harbors:
- the LOC101222469 gene encoding caffeoylshikimate esterase, which yields MAHELGFRPSELSFFYRKCNFPFDLRENVRLPFTPQRKTIPEPPLRWGSGGRVVVTAKKSPIDGVSPELNKIASQKLDSAPARRRVRSAFMELQQQLDHCLFKMAPAGIKTQEWYECNSRGLNIFCKRWFPEPDVHIKGAVCFCHGYGDTCTFFFDGIARHIAASGYAVYAMDYPGFGLSEGLHGYIPNFDQLVDDVIEQYKKFKGRPELKGLPHFILGQSMGGAVTLKIHLKEPKLWDGVVLVAPMCKIADDVKPPEPVLKVLNLMSNVVPKAKLLPKIDLGELALRETKKRKLAVYNVISYDDRMRVKTAIELLKATDDIEKQVEKVSSPLLVLHGAADKVTDPKISRFLYEKASSKDKTLKLYEQGFHCILEGEPDERIFNVLNDIIHWLDSRCSST from the exons ATGGCCCATGAACTTGGATTCCGACCGTCAgagctttctttcttttaccgGAAGTGTAATTTTCCGTTCGATCTCCGTGAAAATGTCCGATTACCCTTCACCCCTCAAAGAAAAACGATCCCAGAGCCGCCGTTGAGGTGGGGTTCCGGTGGTCGCGTTGTTGTTACAGCGAAGAAGTCGCCGATCGATGGTGTTTCGCCGGAGCTTAATAAAATCGCTTCCCAGAAACTGGACTCCGCTCCAGCCCGCCGACGGGTCCGGTCGGCTTTCATGGAGCTTCAACAGCAGCTGGATCACTGCTTATTCAAG ATGGCTCCTGCTGGGATCAAGACCCAGGAG TGGTATGAGTGTAATTCAAGGGGCTTAAATATTTTCTGCAAAAGATGGTTTCCTGAGCCTGATGTTCATATTAAAGGCGCTGTCTGTTTCTGCCATGGCTATGGTGATACCTGCACTTTCTTCTTTGATG GAATTGCTAGGCACATTGCTGCATCAGGGTATGCCGTTTACGCTATGGACTATCCAGGTTTCGGACTTTCAGAAGGATTGCACGGTTACATTCCTAACTTTGATCAACTAGTTGATGATGTTATAGAACAGTACAAGAAGTTTAAAG GGAGACCAGAATTGAAAGGATTGCCTCATTTCATATTAGGACAGTCCATGGGGGGAGCTGTTACTTTGAAAATTCACTTGAAGGAACCAAAGCTATGGGATGGAGTGGTTCTTGTGGCTCCCATGTGTAAA ATTGCAGACGATGTGAAACCGCCAGAACCTGTGCTTAAGGTCTTAAATCTAATGTCTAATGTGGTGCCAAAAGCCAAACTTCTCCCAAAGATCGACCTTGGTGAACTAGCTCTCAGAGAAACGAAGAAAAGGAAACTG GCAGTCTACAACGTTATATCGTATGATGACAGGATGCGAGTGAAAACTGCCATAGAGCTTTTAAAGGCAACGGATGATATCGAGAAACAAGTTGAGAAA GTTTCATCGCCATTACTGGTTCTTCATGGAGCTGCCGACAAGGTGACAGATCCTAAGATTAGTCGTTTTCTATATGAGAAAGCGTCGAGCAAAGACAAGACTCTGAAACTCTATGAACAAGGCTTTCATTGCATTCTAGAAGGAGAGCCAGATGAAAGAATTTTCAATGTTCTTAATGATATCATCCATTGGCTAGATTCCCGATGCTCCTCAACGTAG
- the LOC101222233 gene encoding allene oxide cyclase, chloroplastic, producing the protein MASFLSSSTSISSLRIPTSPLLSQTQTLLPFNLSQSQSFSSPALRSSSSVSTTSNNSTITSLLFKKSKPNSDHPKSARVQELFVYEINERDRGSPAFLKLSKKAENSLGDLVPFSNKLYSGDLQKRLGITTGLCVLIQHLPEKKGDRYEAIYSFYFGDYGHITVQGAYLTYQDTYLAVTGGSGIFEGVSGQVKLQQIVFPFKLFYTFYLKGIADLPAELLGKPVPPSPTVEPAPAAKACDPSAAIPNFTD; encoded by the exons ATGGCGTCCTTCCTCAGTTCTTCCACATCAATTTCTTCCCTGAGAATACCCACCTCTCCTCTGCTCTCTCAAACCCAAACTCTTTTGCCTTTTAATCTCTCACAATCACAATCTTTCTCTTCTCCAGCATTACGATCTTCATCATCCGTCTCAACTACCTCCAACAACTCCACAATCACATCACTTCTCTTCAAAAAATCCAAACCCAACTCAGATCATCCCAAATCCG CAAGAGTACAAGAACTGTTCGTGTACGAGATAAACGAGCGAGACAGGGGAAGCCCAGCATTcctaaaactaagcaagaaGGCTGAGAATTCACTGGGGGATTTGGTCCCATTCAGCAACAAGCTCTACTCCGGCGACCTTCAGAAGCGGCTCGGCATAACGACCGGCCTCTGCGTCCTAATTCAGCACTTGCCTGAAAAGAAAGGGGACCGCTACGAGGCCATCTACAGCTTCTACTTTGGCGATTACGGCCACATAACCGTCCAAGGCGCCTACTTGACTTATCAAGACACCTACTTAGCCGTTACCGGCGGCAGTGGCATCTTTGAAGGCGTTTCCGGCCAGGTCAAGTTGCAGCAGATCGTTTTCCCTTTTAAGCTGTTCTACACCTTTTATTTGAAGGGGATCGCGGATTTGCCGGCTGAGTTGTTGGGGAAGCCTGTTCCGCCGTCTCCCACCGTCGAGCCAGCTCCTGCGGCCAAGGCTTGTGACCCTTCCGCCGCCATTCCTAACTTTACCGATTGA